The Candidatus Micrarchaeia archaeon region TAATTCTCAAAACCCATATGACCGTTTGCATTGACAACGACCTCTTGCTCCGGGTCAAAGGTTGACAGGCACTGGGAAATCGCCCCCTGAATACGCCGAACTGTTTCCTTTTCCCTCTCATCATCAAGGCCCGCCGGGGCGTCAGCAAGGGGGAAGGTCAACTGCTTATCCATTTCGTCTTTTACTTCTGCGGGTTTACCAGTTGCATTTACACTCCAACTCATTTGATTCTCCTTTTATTTTTTCTTTACCCGACCTTAAAGAGCCCGGCCTTCTTTATTTCTTCAATCAAAACCGGCTTGGCCCACTGGATCATATCCACCTTGGGGTCGATACGGCGCTTGACGACTACGGAGCCCTTCAGGATAAACAGCGGGATAATGTCGGCCTTTTTGAAGGACTGCCCCGCCGCCCGGCGCTGGCGCATACCCTCCGAGCGCCGATTAGCGCCATCTGCATATCCGAAAATAATCCCCTTGGCGATGAAGGTAGGCATCCCCAAAAAGGTCCATTTGCCGCCCACATTCTGCATTCGCCCCTTGGCCACTCCGGCATTGGTTAAGGCGAAGTCGGTAGGGATAGTCAGAAACCGCTTCCCGCCTTTCGGTTTGATCGTAAACGTGCTGCCCTTGGGGCCGAAATGCGTCTTGGCGTAATTCATCCCGGCATGGAGCTTGGCCGATATCACGGTGCCGCCACCTTCCGGCAAAGCGGCCTCTTCGGTTATGGAGCGGGCCAGGTTTCCGGTGCGCTTGGCCAGAGAACCCTCCCCGGGTCCGGCCAAGTGATCCCGCAACAGGTGTGCCTTGAGTTTTTGGTTTGTCCGATTGAGGGCCTGCATCGCTTTGGCGATAATCCCCAATTCGATAGCTTTCAGGTATTCTAAGGCGTCTTGTGCCATCAGCCGGGTCTCACTCGGTAGCGGTTCAGGGCGGCCTTCACCGACTCCAGCCACTCGCCCACCTGCATCTTGTTGATTGTGCCATCCGGGAGAGACACTGCACTCAGACCCGGATCATTGCGCCGCCGCCACTCATAGACGACTTGCTGACAAATGGCCCCCTCCAGGTCCGCCGGAATGGCCACGTAATCTTCATCAGGGGTTTCGCCATCAGCCGGGGCCGGATCATAGCCCCCGGTGTAAGTGACCTGGTAAGCCTTGGCCCCCGAGGGCCAGCACCCGCCGCCCTTGTAACCGATCATCCCGGCCTTGGGATTCACCAGGGCGTAATCGGAGGTGCCGTATTCCGTAGCCGAATCCCATTCCCAGACGCTGGAATAGAGGATTTCGGCGATCTCTTGCACGGGACGCTCAGTAAGAAAAAGATACTGCCCTCCGCCGTCGTGATATGACACCCGTTCGATCCGCTCAAATTCACGATTGCAGAAAGTCGCGGCCCGAACCGAAACCTCAGTGATCTTGGCCTCAAGCTGCGCCTGCACATCGGCGTCCAGGGCTTCGGTTTCGCCAAGGAGGCGCTGCACGCTTGCGATGGTGGTCAGGTCCATGGGGTTGCCCTATTTCCTCTCCGGCGGCGCCTTAATCATCCGGTCTTGGGGCGGGGCTTCCGGGGCTTCTTTCTTTTGATTTCCTCGTTCCCGGTTTCCGCCCGCGCTTTCCTGTTTCCGGTTTGTCTCCACTCTTAACCTCCAAATCAACGGCCCAGATGTTGGTTTGCGGAATCACCCGGAACCGGCCAGGGAAAAGCTCTTCAACGGCTTGAATAACCCCAGGCGTCGCCCCGTGGTAATCATGGCCGCAAATGAGCTTCTTAGCCTTGGGGATCCACGCCAGAACGTCGGCCTTGACCCCCTCATAAGAGTGATCGCCGTCGATAAAAACCATATCGATTGAGGCGTCCTTAAAAGTCAAAACGGCTTCCAATGAGGGCGCCTGGATGATGTTCAAGTTTTTGAAGTGCCCCACGTTTTCTTTGAAGGTGGCCAGCGCCCCCGCCCGGAAGGTTCCGGCCCGCGGCCCAAACATC contains the following coding sequences:
- a CDS encoding class I SAM-dependent methyltransferase is translated as MKYQMPDPPIEGARSMSAICLQWLYETAQGMASIVEVGSYKGRSTHALCSGCPGTVTAVDHWIMMFGPRAGTFRAGALATFKENVGHFKNLNIIQAPSLEAVLTFKDASIDMVFIDGDHSYEGVKADVLAWIPKAKKLICGHDYHGATPGVIQAVEELFPGRFRVIPQTNIWAVDLEVKSGDKPETGKRGRKPGTRKSKERSPGSPAPRPDD